In a single window of the Pseudogemmatithrix spongiicola genome:
- a CDS encoding TolC family protein, with protein MSFRTRGTAHLRALVLLACLAAPAAAQQAADPLPLDSAVQRALRAHPRVAAARAALLAADARTRQAAALANPSLSWQYERTSRAGAENSQHITTLAQPLALGQRAARRDAAAADAQAAAADLRAAELDVAVMTVTAYAAVLEAERRLSIATQSARAFAEAQRIVDARLAAGDASGYEQRRVQLEAARYTAVREARAVEARRARRALRALVDPAHRGDDVPFALTFDATRAPTLSDDSLLAQGLAQRPDLQAARARVEARVASARLAQWERLPVPTLVGGLKTETAAGLGALRGIAAGVTIPLPLFDRRTGARDAAAADAEQVRQELVELQRQATQEIIAASDALRSAATQLALLEPALGENAARALAAVNAAFAEGDIPLEAWLNGLRAYDEAEEAFATLRADALVRRAELARAIGQPFLD; from the coding sequence ATGTCGTTCCGCACTCGCGGGACCGCGCATCTGCGCGCGCTCGTGTTGCTGGCCTGCCTCGCGGCACCAGCGGCCGCGCAGCAGGCCGCCGACCCGCTTCCTCTCGATTCCGCCGTGCAGCGGGCGCTGCGCGCGCACCCGCGCGTCGCCGCCGCCCGGGCCGCGCTCCTGGCCGCCGACGCCCGGACGCGGCAGGCCGCTGCGCTCGCCAATCCCAGTCTCTCGTGGCAGTACGAGCGCACCTCACGCGCCGGAGCCGAGAACTCACAGCACATCACGACGCTGGCGCAGCCGCTGGCCTTGGGCCAGCGCGCGGCACGCCGGGACGCCGCGGCCGCCGACGCGCAGGCCGCGGCCGCCGATCTCCGCGCCGCCGAGCTGGACGTCGCCGTGATGACGGTGACCGCCTACGCGGCGGTGCTCGAGGCCGAGCGACGGCTCAGCATCGCGACGCAGTCGGCGCGGGCCTTCGCCGAGGCGCAGCGCATCGTGGATGCCCGGCTCGCCGCCGGCGATGCGTCGGGCTACGAGCAACGCCGCGTGCAACTCGAGGCTGCACGCTACACGGCCGTGCGCGAGGCACGCGCCGTCGAGGCCCGTCGTGCGCGGCGCGCCCTGCGCGCACTCGTCGACCCCGCGCATCGTGGCGACGACGTCCCGTTCGCGCTCACCTTCGACGCCACGCGCGCACCGACACTCAGTGACGACTCCCTGCTCGCGCAGGGCCTGGCGCAGCGACCCGACCTCCAAGCCGCGCGCGCACGCGTCGAAGCCCGCGTGGCCTCGGCGCGGCTCGCCCAATGGGAGCGCCTGCCCGTCCCGACGCTCGTCGGCGGCCTCAAGACCGAGACCGCCGCTGGGCTGGGCGCACTGCGCGGCATCGCCGCCGGTGTCACCATCCCGCTGCCGCTGTTCGACCGCCGCACCGGCGCCCGTGATGCCGCCGCCGCCGATGCGGAGCAGGTACGGCAAGAGCTCGTTGAGCTCCAGCGGCAAGCCACGCAAGAGATCATCGCGGCCAGCGACGCGCTGCGCAGCGCTGCCACGCAGCTCGCCCTGCTCGAGCCGGCGCTCGGCGAGAATGCGGCACGCGCCCTCGCCGCCGTCAATGCGGCCTTCGCCGAGGGAGACATCCCGCTCGAGGCCTGGCTGAACGGCCTACGCGCATACGACGAAGCCGAAGAAGCGTTCGCGACGCTGCGAGCGGACGCCCTCGTGCGCCGCGCCGAGTTGGCGCGCGCCATCGGCCAACCTTTCCTGGACTGA